The DNA sequence TGATTTTGGAATAGGGCGAATAGCCTATGGCATCGGTCATTTTGTCGAATTCCTTTTCAAGATATTCTATGCCGAGTTTAGCCGTTTTCTGGCCCCCTTCATAATAAAAGATATCGAAGTTGTCGGTACTGTAATACTGCCACTTTTTCACCTTGTACTGGATCCTGTTTTTACCGAACTGATCGCGCAATGCCTGCGCATCGGCAGTCAGGTTCAACTGAAAAAATAGAGATGCAAAAAGTGCACAAATTAATAGGCGATGATACATAGGATTTTTTGTAGGTTTACTAAATGCGAGAGAGAACCTATCGATGCTATTGATGAATTCATTCAAATCATAAAAAACAATGAAAACCTACACCTAAAAACATTAAAATCTCATTCTCAGGCCATAATAGTTTCACTCTCAATTGTTTTTTACGAATGAATAATTGTTAACGTTGACCACAACGGCCCACATAAAACAATAAAAAATAAAAAAAGAACAAAAACTACCTATTTAAGCATTTTATCAATATTTCATTGGCCCATACATCTATTTTTAAGATTTGAAATACCTTAAAATACTGACTTCTTCAGAGATAGGCTTTTGATGCAATAAGAGCGACTTTAGCGCTGCCCCAAAATAAGGCGCCAAAGAAACCCCTTTAGACCCCAAACCACCAAAAATATAAATATTTGAATATTCAGGATGCTGACCAACAAACGGGCGACGGTCTTTTGTTGCAGGACGGACCCCCGCCTGATGCTTCACCAACTCAAAGGGTAATTGCCAAAAGGCCGCCAGTTTTTCGGTGATTATCCGTTTGCCTTTTTCCGTGATCGCATTACTCAGGTCTGCGTGGTCATAGGTAGAGCCTGTTTTATATAAACCGTTCCCCATTGGCAACACAAAAACGCCTTTATTATATATTTTTTCCAGTTCACGATCCGATTTAAACATCAAAACTTCCCCGCGTACAGGTCGGAAAGGAAGCCAATTCCAGTACTGACTTTCTGCCACCGATTTCCCTTGTGCGTAAATAATGCCTTTGGCGGTGTACCCCTTATATTTTACGCCTTCGGAACTATGATGCAACTCTTGTTCATCAAACACCTCTTCAAGGTAATCCTCCCCCAAATATGTTCGATAGGCATCCAGTAAAGGATTTAAATCTGCCCAGCCCGACTGCAACATCGAAACACCTCCTATAGGCGCATGAATCCCCTCTTCAGCCACGGCATTCAGATTTTCAATAAAAGGTTCGTAACGGTGATCCGCACTTTTTCCGCTTAAATCATTCTGATCGGCAATTTCAGCATATGGTCGGTAAATCGATATTGGATGAAGAAAATGGGTTTTCGTTGCCGATTCCATCTCCCTGTAAAAAGGCCAAAGGTAAGGAAAGAGCTCCTCGGCCTTCCACGAGAGTACAATTTTCCGCCCTGTCAATGGGTTCAGCAAGCCTCCTGCCACCCGCGACGAACTGTTTTGATCTGTTTTATTGATGACAAGCACACGGCAGCCCTCCGCTTTCAGTTGAAAGCTGAGTACTGTACCTGCGATTCCTTGCCCGATAATAATGTAATCGTAAGATTGCATAGTATATTGTTTGAGATTATGGTTTTTGCCGATTAATGAAGAAATTTAGGGCTAAATATTTAAAAGTTATGCAAATCAAAGTTTTTCCATTCAATGCTTTTTCTGAAAACACCTATATCCTTTATGACGACACCAAAGAGGCCGTCATTATTGATCCGGGTTGCTACACAGAAGAGGAGCAAGAAACCCTTCAAGACTTTATTGAGGCTGAAGGTTTAAAAGTTGTTGCACTGCTGAACACCCACGCGCATGTTGACCACGTTCTGGGCAACGCATTCGTTAAGCGTACTTACGGCGTAAAATTACACCTGCACGCCGACGACTACCCGACGCTGGCATCTGTTGATGAATACGCCGGCATGTGGGGATTCGAAAACTATGAACCCGCTACTGCCGACGAAACCCTCACCGACGGGCAAGAATTCACCTTCGGAGAAACCACTTTAAAAGTACTTTTTGTTCCTGGCCATTGCCCTGGCCATGTGGCTTTTTATCACGACGACAGCCAGCAGGTGATTGGTGGCGACTGCTTATTCCACCGCGGAATTGGCCGTACAGACCTCCCTGGAGGGAACATCATGAAATTGGGCAAATCTTTGCGGGAGAAGTTGTATATGCTTCCCGATGAAACGATCGTGTACCCTGGTCATGGGCTGACCACCACGATTGGCGAAGAAAAAGCCCACAATCCATTTATCAGAAAATAAGATACGTTTTGAAAATTTTCAACATACCCAATACCCTCACCTGTGGTAACCTTACCTCGGGCTGTGTGGGTATTGTCATGGCATTCCACGGCAATTTGCTGTGGGCTGCCGCTTTAATTTGGATAGGCGCCATTTTCGATTTTTTCGATGGCTTCTCTGCCCGCCTGCTAAAACAATTCTCGCCAATTGGTGGTGATTTGGACTCTCTTGCAGATATGGTAACTTTCGGGGTACTGCCATCGGTTATCTACTTTCAGTTGCTCAGCAATATTGAACACCTGCCAAGTTACCTGCCCTACCTGGCCTTTATTATGGCGGCATTCTCTGCATTGCGCCTGGCAAAATTCAATGTCGATGATCGGCAAACCACATCATTCGTTGGACTGCCAACACCTGCCAACGCAATATTCGTCAGCGCTTTACCTTTTATACTCTCTGATAATATCCTGAATGCGCAAAATTGGCTCTTAAATCCTTATTTGCTATTGATTTTGGTGGTTATTTTCTCTTTCTTATTGATTGCTGAAATTCCAATGTTTGCCCTCAAGTTCAAAACTTACGGATGGAAAGGCAATGAGATAATTTACAGCTTCCTGCTGATTTCCGCCATTGCCATTGTGGCACTGAAAGTTGCCAGTATTCCATTTATCATTTTATTGTATATTCTAATTTCAGTGATTAGAGCTGTTGGCAAGCCCAAGCAAGCTTAACAACACCCCTACTTCATATGTACACCAGCATGGATCAAAAACTTCAACATATTCCGTTCCTTACTTTTTTCATTGCCCTGATCATGGTCATTATGGGAACCTCCACTGCTTTTGCCGAGGGCGTTTCACAGCTTTCCACAGGAAAGTGGGTGAAGCTTAAGGTAACGCGGAATGGGGTATATAAAGTAGATCGGAATATGTTGGCTTCCATGGGTTTTGATGTCGATCAGCTCGACCCGCGAAAACTGGCCGTTTACGGAAAACCTGGTGGCATGCTTCCTCAGCCCAACGACCAAAACCAAATTGACCAACTTGCTGAAATGGCTATTGAGGTTACGGGCGAGGAAGATGGCCGATTTGACAACACCGACCTGTTACTGTTTTATGCTGAAGGTCCCGATCGCATATATTACGATGATGCCTCAGATTTTATCAGTACCGAAAAAAACCTTTACAGCCGTGACGCTTATGTGTTCCTGACCCTGAAAGCGGAAACAGGCAAAAGGCTCTCCACTTCCGAAGACCAACAGACTGGAACGATTTTCAATACCTTTACGGAAGTAATCGCCCATGAAGAAGAAACCTATAACCTGCTGGGAGAATCTGGCAGAATGTGGTTTGGTGAACGCTTCGCCGAGCAAGGAAGCAAAACCCTGGATTTTAACGTCGCTGGCCTCTCCTCTGACGGTACACTAAGTGTAGAGCTGCGGACCTTAAACACCACCTTTGGCAGCTCCGATTTTAATGTTGCTGTAAATGGCAATGCCCTGGGCACACTAAAAGTAGATGGAATTTCTGATGCTTCATACAGCGATAAAGGCATTTTGGGGCAGGGCTATTTTTCGGCACCCTCCGTACTGGTGGTCGATCCAAACTCACAGGCACTCAATTTCACCATTACATTGAGCTCCTCCAACCAGCCTAACCGCTACTATGGCTACCTCGATGCACTCGGCATTAATGTAGAAAGAAAACTTCAGCTTTATGATGGCATGAC is a window from the Persicobacter psychrovividus genome containing:
- a CDS encoding FAD-binding oxidoreductase → MQSYDYIIIGQGIAGTVLSFQLKAEGCRVLVINKTDQNSSSRVAGGLLNPLTGRKIVLSWKAEELFPYLWPFYREMESATKTHFLHPISIYRPYAEIADQNDLSGKSADHRYEPFIENLNAVAEEGIHAPIGGVSMLQSGWADLNPLLDAYRTYLGEDYLEEVFDEQELHHSSEGVKYKGYTAKGIIYAQGKSVAESQYWNWLPFRPVRGEVLMFKSDRELEKIYNKGVFVLPMGNGLYKTGSTYDHADLSNAITEKGKRIITEKLAAFWQLPFELVKHQAGVRPATKDRRPFVGQHPEYSNIYIFGGLGSKGVSLAPYFGAALKSLLLHQKPISEEVSILRYFKS
- a CDS encoding MBL fold metallo-hydrolase; protein product: MQIKVFPFNAFSENTYILYDDTKEAVIIDPGCYTEEEQETLQDFIEAEGLKVVALLNTHAHVDHVLGNAFVKRTYGVKLHLHADDYPTLASVDEYAGMWGFENYEPATADETLTDGQEFTFGETTLKVLFVPGHCPGHVAFYHDDSQQVIGGDCLFHRGIGRTDLPGGNIMKLGKSLREKLYMLPDETIVYPGHGLTTTIGEEKAHNPFIRK
- the pssA gene encoding CDP-diacylglycerol--serine O-phosphatidyltransferase; its protein translation is MKIFNIPNTLTCGNLTSGCVGIVMAFHGNLLWAAALIWIGAIFDFFDGFSARLLKQFSPIGGDLDSLADMVTFGVLPSVIYFQLLSNIEHLPSYLPYLAFIMAAFSALRLAKFNVDDRQTTSFVGLPTPANAIFVSALPFILSDNILNAQNWLLNPYLLLILVVIFSFLLIAEIPMFALKFKTYGWKGNEIIYSFLLISAIAIVALKVASIPFIILLYILISVIRAVGKPKQA